A single Corvus hawaiiensis isolate bCorHaw1 chromosome 26, bCorHaw1.pri.cur, whole genome shotgun sequence DNA region contains:
- the LOC125317387 gene encoding ly6/PLAUR domain-containing protein 2-like — protein MKKLLVGFLLGLAFVELAQSLRCYTCKEPTDISRCMKATVCPPKATVCTTTLHSVETGYPFFGNITVTRDCEEECLSYDGIGATRPKTCCFTDLCTDDARSSSGLRSSSAALSLVAMVAGAVLQGSL, from the exons ATGAAGAAGCTCCTGGTTGGATTCCTGCTGGGCCTGGCATTCGTGGAGTTGG cccagtcCCTGCGATGTTACACGTGCAAGGAGCCCACAGACATTTCCCGGTGCATGAAAGCCACCGTGTGTCCCCCAAAAGCCACCGTGTGCACCACGACGCTGCACTCCGTGGAGACAG GTTATCCCTTTTTTGGCAACATTACCGTGACCAGGGACTGTGAGGAGGAATGCCTCTCCTACGATGGGATAGGGGCAACGAGGCCCAAGACCTGCTGCTTCACTGACTTGTGCACGGATGAcgccaggagcagcagtgggctgaggagcagctctgcagcgcTGAGCCTGGTGGCCATGGTGGCCGGAGCAGTCCTCCAGGGCTCCCTGTGA